Part of the Prochlorococcus sp. MIT 0603 genome is shown below.
TTTTCTAAAACAAATACTTTAATTCCAGCATTTGCAAGGTGAAATGCTGCTGAAGAACCAGCTGCTCCAGCGCCTATTATTGCTACATCAACAGAACTCACACCTTAAGAATTTCAGATTCCTTTTTGGATAAATTGTTTTCAATCTCATGGATATATTTATCGGTTAGTTTTTGAATGGAAGACTGCTCATCTCTGCTCTGATCTTCTGAGAAATCACCTTCTTTTTCTGCAAGCTTTACTTTGTCAATTGCATCTCGTCTAATATTACGAAGAGCTATTTTCCCTTCTTCTGCATATTTAGAGGCCAATTTGCAGAACTGTTTTCTTCTCTCTTCTGTTAATGGTGGAATGTTAATACGAATTATCTTCCCGTCATTATTAGGGGTAAAGCCAAGATCGCTAATAGATATTGCTTTTTCTATTAATGATAATGAACTTAAGTCGAATGGTTGAATGGAAATAGTTTGAGAGTCAGGTGTGGATATAGTGGCCAGTGATTTCAGTGGCGTATCTGCTCCGTAATATTCAACAGTTAAACGGTCTAGCAAAGATGTATTAGCGCGTCCTGTTCTTATGGTATTAAAATTTCGTTGAGAAGCTTCAACTGTTTTTTGCATGTTTAATTCAACTTCATTAGTAATCATTGGTTTTATATTAAATTTTGGAAAGGATAATAGAGCACAAATTAAAGATTAGCTTGAATTAGAAATACGAGAGCCTATATTTTCTCCTGCGACTGCTTTGTTAATATTGCCAGCTTCGAAAATATTAAAAACAATTATTGGAATTTTATTGTCTTTACAAAGAGCAATTGCAGTGCTATCCATAACAGCTATTTCTTTGCTAAGTACATCTTGAAAAGATAGAGATTCATATTTAATGGCTGTTGGGTATTTCTTTGGATCTTGGTTATATACACCATCAACTTTAGTTGCTTTGAAAATAACATCAGCATTTATTTCGGCTGCACGTAATGCTGATGTTGTATCTGTAGTAAAGAAAGGGTTCCCACATCCGCCTCCAAATACAACAACTCTTCCTTTTTCAAGATGTCTTATTGCTCGACGTCGAATATATGGTTCAGCGATTTGTTGCATCTCAATAGCTGTCTGAACTCTTGTTGGCACTCCTGCTCTTTCTAGTCCATCTTGAAGAGTTATCGCATTCATTACAGTCGCAAGCATTCCAACATAATCTGCAGTTGCTCGATCCATTCCAGCAGAAGATCCTTTTAGACCACGGAAAATATTTCCTCCTCCTACGACAATTGCTAGCTCTGTTCCTCCTTCAACAACTTTTGAGACATCTTCAGCAATTGATTGAACTATCTCCGGATCTATCCCATATGGTTTGCTTCCCATTAGGGCTTCACCACTAAGTTTTAGGAGTACACGTGAGTAAGCCATTTATTATTCATATCAAAATGACAGTAGCAAGGGATTATTGATTCGCATTATCTATGTATGGTTTTGTTCGTGAGAACAGACACTTTGTTTTATGGGTAGTGGCTAATATGATTTTGTTGAAAATTATTTTTAGAATCCTGAGTTAAAATTCAATACCTTTTTGGGCTTTAACACCTTGCTCTCTAAAAGGATGTTTCAATAAATTCATTTCAGTTACCAGATCGGCATTTTCTATTAGCTCTGCTTTTGCACCCCTTCCAGTTAAAACAACATGGGTTAATGGAGGACGTC
Proteins encoded:
- the frr gene encoding ribosome recycling factor, producing MITNEVELNMQKTVEASQRNFNTIRTGRANTSLLDRLTVEYYGADTPLKSLATISTPDSQTISIQPFDLSSLSLIEKAISISDLGFTPNNDGKIIRINIPPLTEERRKQFCKLASKYAEEGKIALRNIRRDAIDKVKLAEKEGDFSEDQSRDEQSSIQKLTDKYIHEIENNLSKKESEILKV
- the pyrH gene encoding UMP kinase, which encodes MAYSRVLLKLSGEALMGSKPYGIDPEIVQSIAEDVSKVVEGGTELAIVVGGGNIFRGLKGSSAGMDRATADYVGMLATVMNAITLQDGLERAGVPTRVQTAIEMQQIAEPYIRRRAIRHLEKGRVVVFGGGCGNPFFTTDTTSALRAAEINADVIFKATKVDGVYNQDPKKYPTAIKYESLSFQDVLSKEIAVMDSTAIALCKDNKIPIIVFNIFEAGNINKAVAGENIGSRISNSS